Proteins found in one Choristoneura fumiferana chromosome 16, NRCan_CFum_1, whole genome shotgun sequence genomic segment:
- the LOC141436182 gene encoding uncharacterized protein codes for MSSEETDESLKYDLSANLNNKVSNSNIISNDVIKCLTTEPQCAAKWNEIPCCSNNVSISVVNEEDTSGLDLDDAADEATDTQVSDFIVIDVACDVKDPGSDCEEKLLGTNSYNDCDNLSIHSVDSSQMLVPVANNELMTTENQKLVSLSLSILLAALLQAVRCFAQFLEDIVVPQR; via the coding sequence ATGTCGTCGGAGGAAACCGACGAGTCACTGAAATACGATCTAAGTGCTAATCtcaataataaagtaagtaactCTAATATTATAAGCAATGATGTAATAAAGTGCCTAACTACTGAACCTCAATGTGCTGCGAAATGGAATGAGATTCCATGTTGTTCAAACAATGTTAGTATAAGTGTTGTTAACGAGGAGGACACCTCAGGGTTGGATTTGGACGACGCAGCTGACGAGGCTACCGACACCCAAGTCTCAGACTTCATTGTGATAGACGTGGCATGCGATGTCAAAGATCCTGGATCTGATTGCGAAGAGAAGCTATTAGGTACAAATTCGTATAATGATTGTGATAATTTAAGCATTCATAGTGTAGATTCGAGCCAAATGTTAGTTCCTGTTGCTAACAACGAATTGATGACGACTGAGAACCAGAAACTGGTCAGTCTGTCCTTGTCGATATTGCTGGCCGCTCTGCTGCAAGCGGTGCGTTGTTTTGCACAGTTCTTAGAGGACATTGTTGTACCGCAGCGGTAA